The following are from one region of the Centropristis striata isolate RG_2023a ecotype Rhode Island chromosome 19, C.striata_1.0, whole genome shotgun sequence genome:
- the gdnfa gene encoding glial cell line-derived neurotrophic factor: protein MKLWDVLATCLLLLSSVATRPLYQNTQPAKRTYFPSSYSDSASLSVEDEEEPTFQREEHNLQEISMEDQYDITGPYPDQFDDVMDFIEATIGRLRRSSGPSGGSRGRREQRQRGAANTGSTRGERRGHNDRRRGRGRGGSRGGKGGRGEKGREGITVQTRGCLLKEVHLNVTDLGLGYQTKEELIFRYCSGPCVEAETNYDKILNNLTHNKKLDKDAPSRTCCRPIAFDDDLSFLDDNVVYHTLKKHSARKCGCV from the exons ATGAAGTTATGGGATGTTTTGGCCACGTGTTTGTTGCTCCTGAGCTCTGTTGCTACACGGCCTCTCtaccaaaacactcagccagcCAAGAGGACTTATTTCCCCAGCAGCTACAGTGATTCTGCGTCCCTGTCTGTGGAGGACGAAGAAGAGCCAACGTTCCAGCGTGAAGAGCACAACCTGCAGGAGATCTCCATGGAGGATCAAT ATGACATCACAGGTCCCTATCCAGACCAGTTTGATGACGTAATGGATTTTATCGAGGCTACTATTGGCAGACTCCGGAGGTCGTCGGGGCCCAGCGGGGGCTCCAGGGGACGGAGGGAGCAGAGGCAGAGGGGAGCAGCAAACACAGGAAGCACAAGaggcgagaggagaggacacaacGACAGGAGGCGTGGTCGGGGGCGAGGGGGAAGTCGAGGGGGCAAAGGAGGAAGGGGcgagaaagggagggaggggatAACAGTGCAGACCAGAGGCTGCTTGTTAAAGGAGGTCCACCTCAATGTGACGGACTTGGGGCTGGGATACCAGACTAAAGAGGAGCTGATCTTCCGGTACTGCAGCGGCCCCTGTGTGGAGGCGGAGACCAACTACGACAAGATCCTCAACAACCTCACACACAACAAGAAGCTGGACAAGGACGCGCCCTCTCGCACCTGCTGTCGACCCATCGCTTTTGATGATGACTTATCTTTCTTGGACGACAATGTGGTGTATCACACACTGAAGAAGCATTCGGCCAGAAAGTGTGGCTGTGTCTGA